Part of the Sulfuricurvum kujiense DSM 16994 genome, TAAATCGGGGTGCTGCGACTATATCCGAAAACCGTTTGATCTGACCGAACTGCAGCTGCGGATCATGCATGCCCTTAAAAGCCATTATCACGACGGTGAGAATACCATCGATTTCGGCGGCGGGCTGGTGTACGATACGGAACATTTCAGCCTGAACCACAACGATAAAGCGATAGCTCTCTCCAAAACCGAAAAAGAGATTTTTGCCGTATTGCTCAAACATACGAATCAGATCGTCTCCGTCGAGATGTTCCAGGATGAGATTTGGGGAGAATACGTCGACCCCGCAAATATTCGGGTTCAGATTAACAACTTGCGTAAAAAACTGCCTCTCGACATTATCCAAAACCGTCGGGGCTTGGGATACATCATTGAACGATAAACTCTACGCACTTAAAAACGCTTTTATCTATACGATGCTCGTGGCGGTACTTTTGCTGGTACCCACCTATGTGTATGTTGCGTATATGAAATACGTTTACGAGATTCAGTACGAGTTTAAACTCAAACGCGAATCCCATCTGATTCTTCGCTCCATGGAAGAGTTTGACGTCAAAGAGAAACAGGTGTTTGATTACCCGCGCTTCCGGTCATTCCAGTCAGGATTATATGACGAGCATTTCAAGCCGATGTTTTCATTGATCGAATATCCGATCGAGAATCAAAAAGTAGGGTATTACGTCGATAACGGCTACGGCTATCTTGTCATCTCGTTACCCGAACATCGTTATTTCGGGGCATCCTATCTCGTTGTGGGAGGGGAACTCTCCTATACACGGATTTATCAGGATGTGGTAATAATTCTCCTTTCGATTGCCGTATTGATTTTCGTCCTATCCCTCTTTTTCTTGGACCGTTTCGCACTGCCGTTTCAGCGGGTGAATCAGCGGCTGGACCGATTCATTAAAGATTCGATGCACGAAATCAATACGCCGCTCTCGATCATCAATGTCAACATTGATCTTTATAACCGCTCCAATCCCCCCAACAAATATCTTCAGCGGATTAAGGCGGCGACGAAGACCCTCGCGACTCTTTATAACGATATGGATTATCTGATCAAAAATGAACGCCTTTCATTTGAATACGAAGAGATTGATCTAAGCCGCTATCTTCAAGATCGGATCGATTATTTTTATGAAGTTGCGGCTTTAAAGAATATTGCTGTTGAATCTCGGATTGAAGATGACATATTTATACAGTTTAATCCGACGCAGCTGCAGCGAATAATCGATAATAATCTCTCCAACGCGATTAAATATTCCCATGAAGAGGGGAAAATCGAAGTAATTTTAGAGCGTATCGGTGATATCTGTGTGATGCGCTTTCAAGATTACGGTGTCGGGATTGAGAACGTTGAGCGGATTTTTGAACGCTATTATCGCGAAAATCGCGATAAGGGAGGCTTCGGAATCGGACTGAACATTGTAAAATCGATTATCGATAAGGCCGGTATTGAACTTCATATCGATTCTATTTACGGCAAAGGAACTACTTTTAGCTACACATTTTTTCCTCCGATCTTCATCCTTTAACTTTTTATTTTATTTTTTACATTAATTTTACATTCCTACCTTACAATGCATCTTGAAATATAGATACTAGGAGAGCCAATGCGAAAAGTGATTATGCTCGGACTTGCTACTTTTTTAAGTGCAGCCGATTTATCGCAGGTAATTGAAAGCCCGGATGCGACGGCTATCTTGAAAAAAGATGCCTTGCCTGCAGCTAAAGCGTATGTTATGCCTGAGGGGTGTGTCAGCAATGACCCTAAAGCGATTGCACGTGGAAGCTATATCTTCCATAACCTAAACGGAAAAGATGCAAAAGAGAATCCGCCGGAGGGACTTACCAGACTCCTTCCTAACGGTAAAGAGAAACAAATGGGTAACTGTGTTGCCTGTCACAATATCGAAGGTGCAAAAGGGTACGGAAATATCGGCCCTGATTTGACAAACTA contains:
- the soxX gene encoding sulfur oxidation c-type cytochrome SoxX encodes the protein MRKVIMLGLATFLSAADLSQVIESPDATAILKKDALPAAKAYVMPEGCVSNDPKAIARGSYIFHNLNGKDAKENPPEGLTRLLPNGKEKQMGNCVACHNIEGAKGYGNIGPDLTNYKELYMDSGVRNPQFMYQKIADPRLDNPKSAMTVNLANGLMNEREVCDLVSYITAVKK
- a CDS encoding sensor histidine kinase, with translation MNDKLYALKNAFIYTMLVAVLLLVPTYVYVAYMKYVYEIQYEFKLKRESHLILRSMEEFDVKEKQVFDYPRFRSFQSGLYDEHFKPMFSLIEYPIENQKVGYYVDNGYGYLVISLPEHRYFGASYLVVGGELSYTRIYQDVVIILLSIAVLIFVLSLFFLDRFALPFQRVNQRLDRFIKDSMHEINTPLSIINVNIDLYNRSNPPNKYLQRIKAATKTLATLYNDMDYLIKNERLSFEYEEIDLSRYLQDRIDYFYEVAALKNIAVESRIEDDIFIQFNPTQLQRIIDNNLSNAIKYSHEEGKIEVILERIGDICVMRFQDYGVGIENVERIFERYYRENRDKGGFGIGLNIVKSIIDKAGIELHIDSIYGKGTTFSYTFFPPIFIL
- a CDS encoding response regulator transcription factor, translated to MRVLLLEDEYMLRVSITEFLEELGYEVAGFSNGEKAYDAIYETRFDLYLLDVNVPGMNGFELLRALRKEGNKTPAIFLTSMVNVNDLQEGYKSGCCDYIRKPFDLTELQLRIMHALKSHYHDGENTIDFGGGLVYDTEHFSLNHNDKAIALSKTEKEIFAVLLKHTNQIVSVEMFQDEIWGEYVDPANIRVQINNLRKKLPLDIIQNRRGLGYIIER